Within bacterium, the genomic segment ATGGGTTCGTAAGGACTGGAATTCCCGAAATTGACTCGTTAATGGTTGAGTTTAAGATATTCAAAGCTAAAAAGCTTTTCCCGAAAGCTACAAATCCCATCTATGCCCAAAAAAGATATCCAGTAAGGAATCAATCCATTCTTTATACGAAGCTTGATTCGTCTCTCATACCTGACATTTGCAAAAGATTTGAGCAATCAAGGTTTGTTATTCTTGCAGACCCTGATCATATTTACGAGGTTTGCGCTATACCCAATGACCCAAGGCTCGATAGGCAATGGTACATCGACACTATAGATGCCAAAGGGGCATGGGATTTTACCCGAGGATCAAGAAATGTTATTGCCACAAACATTGAAGGAGTTCAATGGTATCATCCCGACATTTACGATAATTTATGGGTTAATCCTGGTGAAGACCTCGACCACGATGGCGTTCCTATGGACCCGGACGACATGAATGGGATAGATGATGACGGCAACGGTTACATCGACGATCTTATTGGCTGGGATTTTATTGAAGGACTTGGTGGTATGGTGGTTCCTGGAGAGGATGGAGAAGACCAGGACAACAATCCGGACGATTTCGATGGACATGGCACACACACCATAGGAGTTATAGGCGCTGTTGGGAATAACCATGTCGGTATAGCAGGTATAAATTGGAGAATCTCACTTATGATTTTACGAAGCGACTATCTTGGTCCTCACGGTGGGCGACACGAAACGGCAGCTGAAATAGGCGCGTTGCAATATGCATATGAGAAGGGTATTAATGTTCTAAGCCTTTCGTTTGGTGATACTGTGGAGAATCGCACTGCTAAGTATTATCTTAGGCGATTGTGGTATGATAATGTGATTATCTTTGCTGCTGCAGGGAATGACAACATCTCGGTTCCGCATTATCCGAGTTATTATGATTTCATTATTGCTGTTGCAGCGCTTAACAGCGGGAACAGAAAAGCTTACTTCTCAAATTACGGCACATGGGTGGATGTTAGCGCACCTGGGGTTTCAATATACTCAACGAGACCCAATAGTACATATGTAGCCTGGGATGGCACCTCGATGGCAACTCCAGTAGCTGCTGGTGTGGGAGCCTTGCTGTGCGCATTTTTCCCCGATTCATCCAATGAATTCTGGCGGAGAAGGGTTGAGGAGGGCGTCGATGATATTTATTCGGTTAATCCAACTTACAGGGGTCTTCTTGGAAGCGGAAAAGTTAACGCCAACAAAGCGCTTACAGCTCACATGTGGCCTAACATAAGCATCGCCATTGATATTATGGATGGCAATGACGATGGGCTTGTCGAACCAGGGGAAACGGCACAGGTCTTCGTTGAGGTTTCGAATAAGGTAGGATGGCAGCCTGCTGAGTCATTGATTGTTGAGCTTAAAGTGTACGACGAGAGCATCCTGCTTGTGGATAGCATTTCGTATTTTGGCACATTGTATCCGGGAAGTTCAGTTGATAACTTGTCGCATCCCCTCAAATTCACAGTTGCCGAGGGAACATATGCTCATCACGCGAGGATCCACTTTTTCATAAAGTGCCCGCCACAGCATTATCAGAAATATGCAATGCGATGGACTACAGTGGGAATACCGCAGTTTTTGGTTTACGACTGTGACAGCACTAACGACTTCGAGGAATACATACTTCAATCCTTCGACAGAGGAAATGTGTTTTATAATTTCCACAGCCGCAGCAGTTCGGGCGAACTCGACTCTACAGTTCTAAACGGCGGATATGCTGCGATATGGATACTGACATGTGATAATAGCACTAACATTTTTTCTGCGGAGGAGATTTCGGTTTTCAAAGCTGCCGCGGACCATGGTATGGGGCTTGTTTTGACTGGGCAGTATGCGGGCGACTTTTTAGCGTCATTTGATTCAGCTTTTCTTGCGGACTATTTTGGGGCGGTGCATGTTGATGATGCGGTTCCTCGTGTTTGGGCATTTAATATAGAGGGCATTTCAGGGGATTCGATAACTGATGGAATTTTGTTGAACTGTTTCACCGCATCTGATGCCGCTGGCAACCAGGTTTCGCTTGGGACATGTACTTTAGCTTCCTCAGGAGCCGGAATCCTTCGATATAGGGATGACTCAGACCCCACTCATTTTGCGGCTACGAGGAAAGTTCTACCTTCCGGCGCGAAGAATTTGTTCTTTGAGTTCGGACTTGAGGGCGTGGTTAACAATACTGTAGGCTATGACGACCGCGACTCGCTTATAGCAAGAATCGTTAGGTGGTATGGGTTTGAGTATGTGGGGGTTAATGAAGAATCGCATTCCAAGCCCAAGGCGAGCGGAATAGAAATAAAGGTGATGCCGAATCCATTTAACAGCACAGTGCGGATAAGTTTTGATTTGGACACCGAGGCTCGTGCGTTGATAATGGATTTGAATGGCAGAGTTGTTCGTTCGTTCGGAACCGTAGGAAGTGGTAATAACACAATTCTCTGGGATGGGCGAGACGATGATGGCAAAATACTTCCCTCGGGGATGTACTTGTTTATTATAAATACGGGAAATAAAGTTTATGGTAAGAAGGTAGGATTGATAAGATAAAGGGGAGTAAGAGATGGGACAGCAAGTATCGGTGTTTATCTCGGGAGTAGGCGGGCAAGGTATAATTCTTGCCAGTGAATTGCTTTCCGATGTTGCTCTTCGCTCAGGGTATGATGTCAAGAAGTCAGAGGTCCACGGAATGGCGCAGAGAGGTGGTTCTGTTGTTAGCGCGGTAAAGTTTGGCGAGAAAATTTACTCACCGCTTATAACTGAGGGGGAGGCTGATGTACTGTTGGCTTTCGAACCTCTCGAAGCGCTAAGGACTCTTCATTATGTCAAGGAGACCGGAAAAGTCATCGTTAATTCTCGCCCAATAATGCCCGCCACGGTTGCATCAGGTGCTGCCGATTACCCTGAGAACATATTCGATAAGATAAAGAGTGTGGTTCCCGATGTTATCATTATAGATGGGATTTCTCTGGCTAAAGAGGCAGGCACGACGAGAGCTGCTAATGTAGTTCTTCTTGGAGCGTTGTCGCATTTCCTGCCGTTTTCCGAGGATGATTGGTCCGAGGTGATAAAAAGACGCGTGCCAAAAAAATATGTGGACGCAAACCTAAAAGCCTTTAAGTTAGGTAGAGAAGCTGTTTTAAATAAGTAGCGAATCAGGAGTTTGATAATGTATAAAATCACATTTTACCTTTTGTTTGTTTTTGGCTTGTCGTTGGCTGTTTCTCCAGCGGATTACGCTGGAACTGAATCCATGACCTTTCTACTTCATAACCATGTTGAGCCGCGAATAGCTGCTTTGGGTGGTGTGGTATGCGGTTGGGGCAAAACCCCTTCCGCTGTGCTTGTGAACCCAGCGTCAATAGCATCAAATTCCATCGAGGGGTTTTCCCTTTCTTATGGAAACTACTGGGAATTTTTCAATGCATTCAGCGCGGTGGTTTCTAAGAGAGTTTCTGATGCCAGCAAAAGATTCGTTGTGGCGGGTCTTGATGGCATTTCTTACGGTGAGTTTGACCGTATGGACGAAAATGGTAACAAAATAGGAACATTCTCCGCAGGTGATTTTGGTATTTTTGCGGGCTATGCGCAGAGAATAAGCAAGGTAGTTTCGGCTGGTGTTTCGACCCGATTGCTTTTTTCGTCGCTCGACACGTTTAGTGCGTCTGCTTTTGTTCTGGGCGCGGGTGTTTATGCTCGCTTCAGGAGGAAGAAATCCGAAGTGGGCGTATCGATAAGAAACATTGGTATTCCACTGTCAAAATACTGCGATGATGAACTTTCGATTAATCCTTTGATTTCTATTGGTGGGTCGACCCGGCTTACTGGTTTTTCGGGTTCGGTTGGTGGGCAGGTTAATATCTCTAAGTCACGGGGGATAAAGGTTGGTTCGGTCGGCTTGGAGCCAGCGATAGGCTTTGAGTTTGAGCCGGCTAAGTATTTTAAGGTGCGTTTTGGCTACAAGCTGCGACCTGCGCCAGAGGATGTCAACATCATTACCAATGGATTATCTTTTGGTATTGGTGTAACTGCCAAAAAATTTTCGTTTGACTATGCGTTAGGGTTTTACGGTGACCTTGGTGTGGTCAATATTTTCTCGCTTAAATATTGGGGAATTTAATTTATTTTAAAAATAGCTAAAGTCTAAAATCCCACTTGATATTTTCCTATTGTTGTTTATTTTTTGTTGAATTAATTAAGGAGGGGAAAATGAGAAGAATTATAGTTGTTTTTATCTTATTTGTTTTTGGAGCAATTTACGGAATGCATCTTATAAGCAGCGTTTCGGGCTATAGGGATGTTGTTGACTGTGTGCCTTACAGGAATTATGCTTATCTTCTTGCCGGCAGAGACCTTGTGGTTTTCGATGTTTCGACTCCCTCCGCGCCGCGTGCTGTCGATACTATACGCTTCATGATGAATACTGTTGACATGGAAATAGGCTACGACACGATAGGATTCCTTGGGCTTTATGGCTACATCTATTTCCTTAATTTGTCTCGCCCCGATTCGCCAGATACTATAGGTAAGATAGTTCTCCCGCGCCCGTGTTATGTTGAGGACCTCGCTTTTAACAATGGTTGTCTTTTTGGAGCATTGGGCACTGAATTCAGGATTTACGGAATAGGAGTTACGGGACACGGAATAAGAGATTCGCTAATTTTCTCCTACAGATTTGAGACAAGAGCTGTTGATGCCGAAAGTATATATGCAGTAATTATTGGCGGTCCTGATACATTTGGGACTCATGCAATATTGTATGATGTTACCGACCCTTATACACCTGTAAGAATACTATCCAATAGTTTTCGGGGTGGCTGCAGAGATGTAGATATGTGGGGGAATAGGATTTATGGTCCTTTCCGTTCAATATTGCCTATGCCAATATCTGGGGTAGCTTTGATAGATATTACATCTGCTGGGGGTTCGCCCTATACATATGTTACAGTATCAGGTGACTGCAATCATGGTTGTGCGTGGGATGATTTCTATGTTATTGCTAATGGTTCCGGTGGCGTTGAGGTTGTCAACTGGGAGACGATGGCTTCCCCAAGGCTTGTCGATATGTATTCCTCACCGGGTTTACCAGTTTATTTTAATGAAATTAACATAAGATATCCCTATATTTTTGCATCCACGACTGAAGGGTTTTACATTTTCACATCAGATTCGCTTCCATCCATTCGCGATGTTTCTCCGCCGGTCGTGGCGCTCGTTGAGCCTATTCCTGGTCGACATTCTTCATGCCGTCGCCAGAGGATTGTTTTTAAGATTGACGACCCAGGCGGTGCTGTGGATTGGTCATCAGTGATTATTGAGGTTAATTCGATTCGTTACGATAGCTCTGGATTCACCATAAGAGGCGATTCGGCGATATTCGTGCCATCAAGTGATTTGCACGACGGGGATACAGTAAGATTTTCGCTCATTTCAGCCTCGGATACTGCCGGTAATGCTGCGCTGGGGCTTCCTTTAAGCGGTTATGTAGTGATCGATATGTCTCCTCCGGTTGTTTTTGCCCCAAATCCTGATATAGGGGAGACGGTGTACACCGCGTTTCCCGTGATAACGGCTCATATCTATGATAGTTTATCGAATGTTGACCACTTTAGGGTTGTGGTTAACGATGACACTATTTCGTTATCTTCGCCGGATTTGACCTTTGAGGGCGATAGTTTCGTTTATGCGCCTTTGATACCTGTTCCTCGGGGGAGCGTTACAGTATGTGTTATAGATTTGCGCGATGATGTGTTCTATTGCGGTCCAAACGAGGCGCCGCCTTTCTGCTGGTGGTTTTACGATTCCATATCAAGCGCCGATATCACGCCACCCGATGTGAGATTGATAAAACCGCTTAACGGCACTGCTACATCAGATTCTACGCTCCCTATTGAATTTTATATAAGTGATGCTTCAGGTGTATATGAACCTTCTATAAGACTGGATGTTAATGGTGTTATATATAATTTGTCGTCCTCTGAGTTGACATATTCGCTGGACACACTAAGATTTGTGCCATCGGCTCCATATCCTGAGGGCGAAAATACTGTTCGTCTCTTGTCTTGTTCTGACCTTGTGGGCAATGCTTCCTCAGTTGTAAGCTTTTTCTTCAAAGCTGATTATACTGCGCCTACTCAGCTTAGTATGTTTCCTATCCCTGGGGCTCATCTTGATTACGATACTGTTACAATCGATATATTTTTAATAGACCCTCTAAACGGTACAGGGATTGATACTAATGATTTGTCATTGTATATAAATGACACTCTCGTTACGCCAAGCTTTAATCCAGTTTCCGATACTTTAGTTCATGTTTTGTATTTCTACGATGGACGGGGATATTTGGGTGATACGGTGAGATTATCACTTCGGAATTTACACGATATAATAGATTATGGTTCACCTAATGCGGCTCCAACGCTGGAATACTGGTTCACCATAACCCATACAAAGATTTCAGAGAGCGTGAAGCCGTCAAAATGCTATCTGTCAGTGAGGCCTAATCCGTTTAACGATAAAGCCTTGGTGGAACTTGCTTTGCCGAAGAAGGAGAGAGGGGAGTTAGTTTTGTATAATCTAAAAGGTGAGGTTGTCAAAAAACTTTTTGAAGGCGTTGTCGAGCATGTCGAATTGCCTATTTCAACTCATGACATGGAAAGCGGTATATATATTCTTGTGTGGAAAGGAAAAGTAAAGAACATATATTCCCTGATTTTGGTTATAAAATGATTATTTTTTGACTATCAGTGCTACTGATTCTATGTGATAGGTTTGAGGGAACATATCTATCGGTCGGGCTTTTATGAGTATATAATCGTATTTTGCGAATTCTGCAGCGTCACGAGCAAGCGTTGACGGGTTGCAGGATACATAAACCACTTTCTTTGGTGCGAGAGATACAATTTTGTGAATCACTTTTTTGGCAAGTCCAGCACGTGGAGGGTCGACGATTATTATATCGGGAGCAATATTATCTTTTAAAAGTTGAGCAAGAACTGTATTTACCCTGCCGTGGATAAAATGGCTGTTTTTGACATTGTTTAACTCAACATTTATCCATGCATCCTCAATAGAAACCTCTTCGCTCTCGATGCCGAGCACACTTTTTACTTTTTCTGATATATATATGCCTATTGTTCCTGCTCCGCAGTAAAGGTCCCATATTGTATCGTTGCTTTGAGGTTCAGCGTATTCAAGAACTATATCAAACAACGATTTCGCAGCCTTCGGGTTAGTCTGAAAAAACGACAGGGCTGATATAGTATATATTTTATCGCCTATTTTCTCTTTTATTCTTTTTTCGCCAAAAAGGTGTATATATTTTCCCTGTGAGCTGCTGCCCGCGGGATTAATGGTTATGAATCCTCCCGCAATATTTTTAGGAAACTCTTTTGAAAGTGCTTCAAACCAAAATTTATATATTTCTTTTTCGATCAAATTCGTCACGGTAATACCTATCAAGGCTTTTCTTTCGAAGAAGCTCCACCTGAGCGTAAGAAATCTTATATAACCTTTTCCAGTTCGCGGGTCGTATGGTGCCTCACCCTGTGCCATGTTCTCCACGAAGGCAACTATTTTTCGCAGTTCTTCAGGAATTAACAGACAGTCCTTGGCTACAGGCGTTAGTTCGTCGAATTTCCATCTTTTGTGCAGACCAAGATAAACTCCTCTATCGTCGCTGCCGAAGGTAAATTCCATTTTGTTTCTATAGCCGAATTCTTCGGGTGACGGTATTATAGGCTCAATTTCGAAATCGTATATTTTTGAGATTTTTTTGACAGTTTCGGAAAATATATCCTGCTTATATGCCAATTGATTTTTATATGGTATATGTTGCCATATACAGCCTCCGCACAAGCCAAAATG encodes:
- a CDS encoding S8 family serine peptidase; its protein translation is MKRMLPTAIVLVMTTQIFASGWLPDRFLVLFKPEIELNFQKGDDGFVRTGIPEIDSLMVEFKIFKAKKLFPKATNPIYAQKRYPVRNQSILYTKLDSSLIPDICKRFEQSRFVILADPDHIYEVCAIPNDPRLDRQWYIDTIDAKGAWDFTRGSRNVIATNIEGVQWYHPDIYDNLWVNPGEDLDHDGVPMDPDDMNGIDDDGNGYIDDLIGWDFIEGLGGMVVPGEDGEDQDNNPDDFDGHGTHTIGVIGAVGNNHVGIAGINWRISLMILRSDYLGPHGGRHETAAEIGALQYAYEKGINVLSLSFGDTVENRTAKYYLRRLWYDNVIIFAAAGNDNISVPHYPSYYDFIIAVAALNSGNRKAYFSNYGTWVDVSAPGVSIYSTRPNSTYVAWDGTSMATPVAAGVGALLCAFFPDSSNEFWRRRVEEGVDDIYSVNPTYRGLLGSGKVNANKALTAHMWPNISIAIDIMDGNDDGLVEPGETAQVFVEVSNKVGWQPAESLIVELKVYDESILLVDSISYFGTLYPGSSVDNLSHPLKFTVAEGTYAHHARIHFFIKCPPQHYQKYAMRWTTVGIPQFLVYDCDSTNDFEEYILQSFDRGNVFYNFHSRSSSGELDSTVLNGGYAAIWILTCDNSTNIFSAEEISVFKAAADHGMGLVLTGQYAGDFLASFDSAFLADYFGAVHVDDAVPRVWAFNIEGISGDSITDGILLNCFTASDAAGNQVSLGTCTLASSGAGILRYRDDSDPTHFAATRKVLPSGAKNLFFEFGLEGVVNNTVGYDDRDSLIARIVRWYGFEYVGVNEESHSKPKASGIEIKVMPNPFNSTVRISFDLDTEARALIMDLNGRVVRSFGTVGSGNNTILWDGRDDDGKILPSGMYLFIINTGNKVYGKKVGLIR
- a CDS encoding indolepyruvate oxidoreductase subunit beta — encoded protein: MGQQVSVFISGVGGQGIILASELLSDVALRSGYDVKKSEVHGMAQRGGSVVSAVKFGEKIYSPLITEGEADVLLAFEPLEALRTLHYVKETGKVIVNSRPIMPATVASGAADYPENIFDKIKSVVPDVIIIDGISLAKEAGTTRAANVVLLGALSHFLPFSEDDWSEVIKRRVPKKYVDANLKAFKLGREAVLNK
- a CDS encoding PorV/PorQ family protein gives rise to the protein MYKITFYLLFVFGLSLAVSPADYAGTESMTFLLHNHVEPRIAALGGVVCGWGKTPSAVLVNPASIASNSIEGFSLSYGNYWEFFNAFSAVVSKRVSDASKRFVVAGLDGISYGEFDRMDENGNKIGTFSAGDFGIFAGYAQRISKVVSAGVSTRLLFSSLDTFSASAFVLGAGVYARFRRKKSEVGVSIRNIGIPLSKYCDDELSINPLISIGGSTRLTGFSGSVGGQVNISKSRGIKVGSVGLEPAIGFEFEPAKYFKVRFGYKLRPAPEDVNIITNGLSFGIGVTAKKFSFDYALGFYGDLGVVNIFSLKYWGI
- the rlmD gene encoding 23S rRNA (uracil(1939)-C(5))-methyltransferase RlmD, producing MDTEKIEIGNLVELSTEKLVYGGAAIAHKEGKTIFVYGSLPDEKVLARIVRKRKGIFYAQTEEVIEPSEKRIEPACPHFGLCGGCIWQHIPYKNQLAYKQDIFSETVKKISKIYDFEIEPIIPSPEEFGYRNKMEFTFGSDDRGVYLGLHKRWKFDELTPVAKDCLLIPEELRKIVAFVENMAQGEAPYDPRTGKGYIRFLTLRWSFFERKALIGITVTNLIEKEIYKFWFEALSKEFPKNIAGGFITINPAGSSSQGKYIHLFGEKRIKEKIGDKIYTISALSFFQTNPKAAKSLFDIVLEYAEPQSNDTIWDLYCGAGTIGIYISEKVKSVLGIESEEVSIEDAWINVELNNVKNSHFIHGRVNTVLAQLLKDNIAPDIIIVDPPRAGLAKKVIHKIVSLAPKKVVYVSCNPSTLARDAAEFAKYDYILIKARPIDMFPQTYHIESVALIVKK